A section of the Flavobacterium sp. CG_23.5 genome encodes:
- a CDS encoding APC family permease: MEDQKPEDFKRELGLLDGTMLVVGSMIGSGIFIVSSDMVRQLGSAGWLIAMWVLTGTITVIAAVSYGELSAMFPKAGGQYVYIKEAYGKLIGFLYGWSFFAVIQTGTIAAVGVAFAKFAAYLYAPLSDKNILYELGSFKLNAAQIVSIFTIILLSYINSRGVKNSKILQTVLTVIKILSLAGLIIFGFMAAKAEVWDANWTNAWASQSMDVTNGSWMPISGVTLISAISAALVGSLFSSVAWEGVTFIAGEIKNPKRNVGLSLFLGTLIVSVIYILANVMYLAVVPLQGIATAESDRVAVVASQVIFGSVGTLIIAVMIMISTFACNNGLIMAGARVYYTMAQDGVFFKKAAELNKASVPAWSIWVQCFWASALCLTGKYGDLLDFVVIIVLIFYILTILGIFILRKKMPDAERPYKAFGYPFLPGLYIVIASAICLALLYTKTSTSGWGVLIMLIGIPIYYLTKAKE, encoded by the coding sequence ATGGAAGACCAAAAACCAGAAGATTTTAAAAGAGAATTAGGATTACTCGACGGAACCATGCTTGTGGTGGGTTCTATGATAGGTTCGGGGATATTTATTGTGAGTTCGGATATGGTACGCCAGTTGGGTTCTGCCGGTTGGCTTATCGCTATGTGGGTGCTTACAGGAACCATTACTGTGATTGCTGCCGTGAGTTATGGGGAGTTGAGCGCGATGTTTCCAAAGGCTGGTGGGCAATATGTGTATATTAAAGAAGCCTACGGAAAACTGATTGGTTTTTTATACGGCTGGAGCTTTTTTGCCGTGATACAAACGGGTACGATTGCCGCCGTGGGTGTGGCTTTTGCTAAATTTGCCGCCTATTTGTATGCTCCTTTAAGTGACAAAAATATTCTGTATGAATTGGGCAGTTTTAAGCTAAATGCCGCTCAAATTGTTTCTATTTTCACTATTATTTTATTGAGTTATATTAATAGTCGTGGAGTGAAAAACTCTAAGATTTTACAAACGGTTCTTACTGTAATCAAGATTTTGTCTTTGGCAGGTTTGATTATTTTTGGTTTCATGGCTGCGAAAGCGGAAGTATGGGATGCCAATTGGACCAATGCCTGGGCGTCGCAATCTATGGATGTGACGAATGGATCTTGGATGCCAATAAGCGGAGTGACATTGATTTCGGCTATTTCAGCTGCTTTAGTGGGTTCGTTGTTCTCAAGTGTAGCTTGGGAAGGGGTGACTTTTATTGCTGGGGAGATTAAAAATCCAAAACGCAACGTGGGATTGAGTTTGTTCTTAGGAACCTTAATTGTTAGTGTTATTTATATTTTGGCCAATGTGATGTATCTGGCTGTTGTGCCTTTGCAAGGTATTGCCACGGCCGAGTCTGATCGAGTTGCTGTTGTGGCTTCACAAGTTATCTTTGGATCAGTTGGGACTTTGATTATTGCTGTGATGATTATGATTTCGACTTTTGCCTGTAACAACGGATTGATTATGGCAGGCGCCAGAGTGTATTATACGATGGCTCAAGATGGTGTTTTCTTCAAGAAAGCTGCCGAATTGAATAAAGCGAGTGTTCCGGCGTGGTCAATATGGGTGCAGTGTTTTTGGGCTTCGGCTTTGTGTTTGACAGGGAAATATGGTGATTTATTAGATTTTGTAGTAATCATCGTTTTGATATTTTATATACTGACTATTTTAGGAATATTTATTCTCCGCAAGAAAATGCCAGATGCCGAAAGACCGTATAAAGCTTTTGGATATCCTTTTTTACCGGGACTCTATATTGTTATTGCAAGTGCCATTTGTCTGGCCTTATTATATACTAAAACAAGCACAAGCGGATGGGGCGTTTTGATTATGCTGATTGGAATCCCTATTTATTACTTGACGAAAGCTAAGGAATAG
- the ald gene encoding alanine dehydrogenase — translation MIIGIPKEIKNNENRVALTPAGVAEFKKQGHTVYVQASAGENSGFSDKAYGEAGATLLPTIEDVYSIAEMIIKVKEPIASEYPLIKKDQLLFTYFHFASSEPLTHAMIERGAVCLAYETVEKADRSLPLLVPMSEVAGRMSIQEGAKYLEKPLKGKGILLGGVPGVPPAKVLVLGGGIVGTQAAKMAAGFGAQVTIMDVSLARLRYLSDVMPANVTTVMSNHYNIVEAIATADLVIGAVLIPGAKAPHLITRDMLKLMGPGTVVVDVAVDQGGCIETCTPTTHEDPTFIIDDIVHYCVANMPGAVPYTSTLALTNATLPYALQLANKGWKKACEDNEELKKGLNVAEGKIVYRGVAEAWGLPFNEVASVLNDLATA, via the coding sequence ATGATAATCGGAATTCCAAAAGAAATCAAAAATAACGAAAATCGTGTAGCGCTTACACCAGCAGGAGTTGCTGAATTCAAAAAACAAGGTCATACCGTTTACGTTCAAGCAAGTGCTGGAGAAAACAGTGGTTTTAGTGATAAAGCCTATGGTGAAGCTGGAGCAACATTATTGCCAACAATAGAAGACGTTTACAGCATTGCTGAAATGATCATCAAAGTAAAAGAACCTATTGCTTCTGAATATCCCTTGATCAAAAAAGACCAATTATTGTTTACATATTTTCACTTTGCTTCTTCTGAGCCATTGACTCATGCTATGATTGAGCGTGGAGCAGTTTGTTTGGCTTATGAAACAGTAGAAAAAGCAGATCGTAGTTTGCCTTTGTTGGTACCAATGTCAGAAGTGGCTGGACGTATGTCAATTCAAGAAGGGGCTAAATATTTAGAGAAACCATTAAAAGGAAAAGGTATCCTTTTAGGCGGAGTTCCGGGAGTTCCTCCTGCTAAAGTTTTAGTTTTAGGTGGTGGTATCGTAGGTACACAAGCTGCAAAAATGGCTGCTGGATTCGGAGCTCAAGTAACTATTATGGATGTGAGTTTAGCGCGTTTACGTTATTTATCTGACGTGATGCCTGCTAATGTAACTACTGTTATGTCTAACCATTACAATATCGTTGAAGCTATCGCTACTGCTGATTTAGTTATTGGTGCGGTATTGATTCCAGGTGCAAAAGCGCCACATTTAATCACTCGTGATATGTTGAAATTAATGGGTCCTGGAACTGTAGTAGTGGATGTAGCGGTTGATCAAGGTGGATGTATCGAAACTTGTACTCCTACAACTCACGAAGATCCAACATTCATCATTGATGATATCGTTCACTATTGCGTAGCGAATATGCCAGGTGCTGTTCCTTATACTTCTACTTTAGCGTTGACTAATGCTACTTTACCTTATGCGTTGCAATTAGCAAACAAAGGATGGAAAAAAGCATGTGAAGACAACGAAGAATTGAAAAAAGGATTGAACGTTGCTGAAGGAAAAATCGTTTATAGAGGAGTAGCTGAAGCTTGGGGATTGCCTTTTAACGAAGTGGCATCTGTATTGAATGATTTAGCTACAGCTTAA
- a CDS encoding Lrp/AsnC family transcriptional regulator: MILDETDKKILRLLQEDAHLTLKDISNKINLSLTPVHDRVKRLEKEGIIDRYVSVLNKKKLGINLTVYCQVTLVKQNYDISEGFNQSILNFPEVVECNFVSGSFDYMLKIVLPDMESYHHFHQKKLSILPEVSLINTFFVISEVKSTTVLPI, encoded by the coding sequence ATGATACTAGACGAAACCGACAAAAAAATCTTACGTCTGCTGCAGGAAGATGCTCATTTGACGCTAAAAGACATTTCAAATAAAATAAATCTTTCCTTGACGCCGGTTCATGATCGTGTGAAACGACTTGAAAAAGAGGGTATTATAGATAGGTATGTGTCTGTTTTGAACAAAAAAAAATTAGGAATAAACCTGACCGTATATTGTCAAGTAACTTTAGTCAAACAGAATTATGATATCTCCGAAGGATTCAACCAATCGATATTGAATTTCCCCGAAGTGGTAGAATGTAATTTCGTTTCCGGAAGTTTTGATTACATGCTTAAAATCGTGTTGCCGGACATGGAAAGTTACCATCATTTTCATCAAAAGAAATTATCGATTTTACCCGAAGTTTCTCTAATCAATACTTTTTTTGTGATTTCGGAAGTGAAAAGTACGACCGTTTTGCCGATTTAG